Proteins found in one Pocillopora verrucosa isolate sample1 chromosome 12, ASM3666991v2, whole genome shotgun sequence genomic segment:
- the LOC131782703 gene encoding melanocyte-stimulating hormone receptor-like: MMARNNLTGGGVQMETFQELLCSPSSVGGLPKQSNHLAVVNVILSLTAILGNSLILVSLRKECYLHPPSKLLYRCLATTDLLVGLISQPLFAIYWISIANEHWNLCRYIRDATLVTSYAFCCVSLFTMMSISVDRLLALLLGLRYKQTVTLKRTSIILAAVSVLSGVAALCYILDYRITLWFGYIYIPSCLLISVVSYTKIFRTLIHHQVQVRLQSSQPNSLNISRYRKAVYSALLVQLALVVCYTPYIIVEIVIVEGSTKTFSSHLSVIRGIAATLVYSNSTLNPFLYCWKINEVRQAVEQTIRQTLCRPWS; the protein is encoded by the coding sequence ATGATGGCCAGAAACAATTTAACAGGAGGTGGAGTACAAATGGAAACTTTTCAAGAACTGTTATGTTCCCCCTCTTCGGTAGGTGGATTaccaaaacaatcaaatcatCTCGCAGTGGTAAATGTGATCCTCTCTCTTACTGCAATTCTCGGGAATTCGCTAATCCTGGTTTCCCTTCGCAAAGAATGTTACCTCCATCCGCCCTCCAAACTtctgtatcgttgtctggcaacaactgatcttttGGTTGGTCTTATTAGCCAGCCTCTCTTTGCTATTTATTGGATATCCATAGCTAATGAACACTGGAATCTTTGTCGATACATAAGGGACGCTACCTTAGTAACAAGCTATGCATTTTGTTGCGTATCTTTGTTTACAATGATGTctataagcgtggacagacttcttgccCTTttgttggggctgagatacaaacaaactgtaactttaaagcgcacaaGTATTATCTTAGCTGCCGTTTCGGTTTTATCGGGTGTGGCTGCTTTATGCTACATTTTAGATTACCGTATAACCTTATGGTTTGGGTATATCTATATTCCATCTTGTTTACTGATCTCAGTGGTctcgtacacaaagatatttCGCACCCTCATTCATCATCAAGTTCAAGTTCGGCTACAGTCGAGTCAACCAAATTCACTGAACATTTCGCGATACAGAAAAGCGGTGTACAGTGCACTGttggtgcagttagcattagttgtttgttatacACCATATATTATAGTTGAAATCGTGATTGTGGAGGGTagtacaaaaacattttcatcgcATTTAAGTGTCATCAGAGGAATAGCAGCAACTTTAGTTTACTCCAACTCGACGTTAAATCCGTTTCTTTATTGCTGGAAAATTAatgaagtgagacaagcagtggAGCAGACAATTAGACAAACGCTTTGCCGTCCATGGAGTTAG
- the LOC131782705 gene encoding melanocyte-stimulating hormone receptor-like: MMARNNLTEGGVQMETYQELLCSPSSVGGFQKQSIHLALVNVILSLTAILGNSLILVALRKECCLHPPSKLLYRCLATTHLLVGLISQPLIIIIIISIANEHWNLCRYTRDASFLTGYALCGVSLGTTTAIAVDRLLALLLGLRYKQTVTLKLTSIILAAVSVLSSVAALCYILDYRITLWFAYICVPSYLVISIFSYTKIFRTLIHYQAQVHVHVQLQSSQPNLLDISRYRKVVYSALWVQLALFVCYVPYTIVDIVIVEASRKTFSSHLIVTRGIAATLLYSNSTLNPFLYCWRISEVRQAVKQTIREAFCCP, encoded by the exons ATGATGGCAAGAAATAATTTAACAGAAGGTGGAGTACAAATGGAAACATATCAAGAACTGTTATGTTCCCCCTCTTCGGTGGGTGGATTCCAAAAACAATCAATTCATCTCGCATTGGTAAATGTGATCCTCTCTCTCACTGCAATTCTTGGGAATTCTCtaatccttgttgcccttcgaAAAGAATGTTGCCTCCATCCGCCCTCCAAACttttgtatcgttgtctggcaacaactcATCTGTTAGTTGGTCTCATCAGCCAGCCTC ttattattattattattatatccATAGCTAACGAACACTGGAATCTTTGTCGATACACAAGGGACGCCTCCTTCTTAACGGGCTATGCATTATGTGGAGTATCTTTGGGGACGACGACGGCCATAGCCGttgacagacttctcgccctgttgttggggctgagatacaaacaAACTGTCACTTTGAAGCTCACAAGTATTATTTTAGCTGCCGTTTCGGTTTTATCCAGTGTCGCTGCTCTATGCTACATTTTAGATTACCGTATAACCTTATGGTTTGCTTATATCTGTGTTCCATCTTACTTGGTGATCTCAATCTTCTCGTACACTAAGATATTTCGTACCCTCATTCATTATCAGGCACAAGTACATGTTCATGTTCAACTACAGTCGAGTCAACCAAATTTACTGGACATTTCGCGATACAGAAAGGTggtgtacagtgcactgtgggtgcagttagcattatttgtttgttatgtaccatATACTATAGTTGACATCGTGATTGTGGAGGCtagtagaaaaacattttcatcacaTTTGATTGTGACCAGGGGAATAGCAGCAACTTTACTTTACTCCAACTCGACgttaaacccgtttctttatTGTTGGAGgattagtgaagtgagacaagcagtgaagcagacaatcagaGAAGCATTTTGCTGTCCATGA
- the LOC136277180 gene encoding uncharacterized protein — MVKWDSRGMVFLAAPEKFVVLDITVNMDVHPHPGPEEVDNDHGKRKQSSNSSDSACQPAIGSVRIHCSHNRDRLLSLRRSAGRPAPHVFDTLKSLGILKYRGPGLRRLGKITKNISASQHSDRCRPIEVVKTRRFARPYRFQDPAKNRYLTAIPREPTKSSTDCSEFAVPKCMFINICSLAKTKNKVRAAVGLEADLRSKDIDVCVVSETHLKPAQPDAIVNIENYSIFRRDRNWNGRDMRNKGGIAIYIRNNLAVEDVYRSSLYELICITLRLPKGHRFVICGVYHTPKFNYAEIDLMNHLVNTVDNILDKHPQTVVLCGGDVNKLDIKRFEEMSGWNALVNFPTRGNSCLDNCFTNRTDLFSKCYPFHMLSKTDHTGVILPPGIKLPPIRRKVYVRDQRAHRKRDLYIALAKENWDDMIQETDVDEVVGRLENTILGHLDSCMPLKTVRMSSRDPGWMTPLVRSMIRAKSRISLSNLDRLKVMNKRISEVIFRNRRDFIASIGTRDWWKKVDKTSQRRKPVISLSLGHYELNALNDYFGDLCTDHAYRKPTPLEISEDQEVPEISERQVLNSLMRIKKTATGPDGIPYTIWKDHAELFVPVITWIWNLSLRTHAWPVSWKKSDLYPLPKVDIPKGISDFRGINVTPVIARCFEKAVLGTHARETFDEHSGISQFAYIEGGSCTNALLTIQHTVNQYLDIPECKAVRLFAMDFSKAFDSVKHDLLSHKLKQLPLNPFIVNWYLSFLEDRQQRVIRNGFIGKWKSVNKGTTQGSVSGPHLFNVFLSDLEIHLNNKSVLVKYADDTTIISPVIGDNDNSIALINQFSQWSRSNAERRATVSTITRTGFYFTYSGQVGTIPGTTDFFNLWGDEEVRCTT; from the exons ATGGTGAAATGGGACAGTCGAGGCATGGTCTTCCTGGCCGCCCCTGAGAAGTTTGTTGTGCTCGACATTACTGTTAATATGGATGTCCATCCACATCCTGGACCTGAAGAAGTGGATAATGACCACGGTAAACGAAAACAGAGCTCCAACTCCTCGGACTCTGCTTGTCAACCTGCAATTGGGTCAGTCAGAATCCATTGCTCTCACAATCGTGACAGGCTACTTTCGCTGAGACGTTCGGCGGGCCGACCTGCGCCTCATGTTTTCGATACCCTTAAATCCCTGGGAATTCTGAAATACAGAGGTCCGGGATTACGAAGATTGGggaaaattactaaaaatatcTCTGCATCGCAACACTCCGACAGATGTCGACCCATTGAAGTTGTTAAAACCCGGCGGTTTGCTAGACCTTATCGCTTCCAAGATCCCGCTAAGAACAGATATCTTACAGCTATTCCTCGAGAGCCTACTAAATCATCTACCGATTGCTCGGAGTTTGCCGTTCCCAAGTGTATGTTCATCAATATTTGCAGTCTGGCAAAAACTAAGAACAAAGTGCGTGCGGCGGTTGGACTTGAGGCTGACTTGCGATCTAAAGATATTGATGTTTGTGTCGTATCGGAAACACACCTCAAACCGGCACAACCGGATGCGATTGTAAATATTGAGAACTATTCCATCTTTCGTAGAGACAGAAATTGGAATGGCAGAGATATGCGCAATAAGGGTGGGATTGCTATATACATCAGGAACAATCTTGCAGTAGAGGATGTTTACCGCTCTAGTCtttatgaattaatttgtaTAACTCTGCGACTTCCCAAGGGACATCGATTTGTAATATGTGGAGTTTATCATAccccaaaatttaattatgcaGAGATCGATCTAATGAATCATCTTGTAAATACCGTGGATAATATACTAGACAAACATCCACAAACAGTTGTGTTGTGCGGTGGCGATGTCAACAAACTGGATATCAAACGCTTCGAAGAAATGTCTGGTTGGAATGCTCTGGTTAATTTCCCCACCAGAGGGAATTCTTGTTTGGACAACTGTTTCACGAACCGCACGGATCTCTTTTCAAAGTGCTATCCCTTTCACATGCTCTCCAAGACGGATCACACGGGAGTTATTTTACCACCCGGTATAAAGCTTCCACCTATCCGCCGTAAAGTATACGTGCGTGACCAAAGGGCTCATAGAAAGCGTGATCTGTATATCGCGTTGGCGAAGGAAAACTGGGATGATATGATACAGGAAACTGATGTCGATGAAGTGGTTGGTAGGCTCGAAAATACCATCCTAGGGCACCTGGATAGCTGCATGCCTCTGAAAACAGTGCGCATGTCTTCAAGAGACCCGGGCTGGATGACTCCGCTCGTTCGATCGATGATACGAGCCAAATCACGCATATCACTCAGTAATCTAGACCGTcttaaagttatgaataaaaggaTCTCTGAAGTCATTTTCAGAAACAGAAGGGACTTTATCGCCTCTATTGGAACTCGGGATTGGTGGAAAAAAGTGGATAAAACATCTCAGCGCCGCAAGCCGGTGATTTCTCTATCTCTTGGCCACTACGAACTCAACGCGTTAAATGACTACTTTGGTGACCTATGTACTGACCACGCCTACAGAAAGCCAACACCTCTGGAGATTAGTGAAGATCAGGAAGTCCCAGAAATCTCAGAGCGACAAGTCCTGAATTCTCTTATGCgtataaagaaaacagcaaccGGACCAGATGGCATCCCGTATACTATATGGAAAGACCACGCCGAGCTATTCGTTCCAGTGATCACCTGGATTTGGAATCTGTCTCTTAGAACACACGCCTGGCCTGTCTCTTGGAAAAAGTCAGACCTGTACCCCTTGCCGAAGGTTGATATACCTAAGGGAATATCAGACTTCCGCGGAATAAATGTGACACCTGTCATCGCAAGGTGCTTTGAGAAAGCTGTCTTAGGAACACACGCAAGGGAGACCTTCGATGAACATTCTGGGATCTCACAGTTTGCATACATAGAGGGAGGGAGCTGTACCAATGCTCTACTGACTATCCAACATACTGTCAATCAATATCTTGATATCCCAGAGTGCAAAGCGGTACGCCTATTCGCTATGGATTTCAGCAAGGCTTTTGATAGTGTGAAACACGATCTCCTCTCACACAAATTGAAGCAACTCCCCCTAAATCCTTTTATAGTTAACTGGTATCTAAGCTTTTTGGAAGACAGGCAGCAGAGAGTCATTAGAAAtgggtttattggaaaatggaaaagtgtcaacaaaGGTACCACCCAAGGAAGTGTCAGCGGGCCGCACttgttcaatgtctttctcAGTGATTTAGAGATACACTTGAACAATAAGAGCGTGCTGGtaaaatatgcagatgatacaaccattatctcgcctgtgataggtgataatgacaattctatcgcactgattaatcagttttccCAGTGGTCTAGAAGTAATG CTGAAAGGCGTGCAACAGTATCCACCATTACACGAACAGGCTTCTATTTTACCTATAGTGGTCAGGTTGGTACG ATTCCCGGAACCACGGATTTCTTCAACCTCTGGGGCGACGAAGAGGTTCGCTGCACAACTTAA
- the LOC131775731 gene encoding 5-hydroxytryptamine receptor 1D-like: protein MIAANNLTGDGIQMKTLEELVCSSTLTSGSQQPSIHLAVLNTFLSLTAILGNSLILVALRKESSLHPPSKLLYRNLATTDLLVGLVTHPLSVTYRISSIYKQWNLCRYARSAGYLSSYALCGVSLLTMTTISVDRLLALLLGLRYKRIVTLKRTYIIVATVWVSSGVAALCYILNKRIVFWFLYIIVPLCLVISIAAYTKIFHTLHYNKARVQQQSSQPNSLNILRYRKAVHSALSVQLALVVCYAPYIIVESVTARRKTLSLHIVVIRGTVVALLYFNSTLNPFLYCWKISEVRKAVKQTIRQSLCSS, encoded by the coding sequence ATGATAGCTGCAAACAATTTAACAGGAGATGGAATACAGATGAAAACACTCGAAGAACTAGTTTGCTCCTCCACTTTAACAAGTGGATCACAACAACCATCAATTCATCTCGCAGTGCTAAATACATTTCTCTCCCTCACTGCAATTCTTGGAAATTCTTTAATCCTAGTTGCTCTTCGCAAAGAATCTTCGCTTCATCCGCCGTCGAAACTTTTGTACCGTAATCTGGCGACTACCGATCTattggttggtcttgttacccATCCTCTCAGTGTTACTTATCGGATTTCCTCAATTTACAAACAATGGAAtctttgtcgatacgcaagAAGCGCCGGCTACTTATCAAGCTACGCACTGTGTGGAGTATCTTTGTTGACAATGACGACCATAAGCGTTGACAGACTTCTTGCCCTGTTattggggctgagatacaaacgaattgtaactttgaagcgtACTTATATAATAGTAGCTACCGTTTGGGTTTCGTCTGGTGTTGCTGCTCTATGCTACATTTTAAATAAACGTATAGTCTTTTGGTTTTTATATATAATTGTACCGTTATGTTTAGTCATCTCAATCGCCgcgtacacaaagattttccacACTCTCCATTATAACAAGGCGCGAGTACAACAACAGTCGAGCCAACCAAATTCATTGAACATTTTGCGATACAGAAAAGCAGTGCACAGTGCACTGTCTGTGCAGTTAGCTCtagttgtttgttatgcacCATATATCATAGTTGAAAGTGTGACAGCTCGTAGAAAAACATTATCATTACATATAGTTGTAATCAGAGGGACAGTAGTAGCCTTACTTTATTTTAACTCTACCTTGAATccatttctttactgctggaagataagcGAGGTGAGaaaagcagtaaagcagacaataaGACAATCACTTTGCTCTTCATGA